In Synergistetes bacterium HGW-Synergistetes-1, one genomic interval encodes:
- the cls gene encoding cardiolipin synthase, with the protein MWKTTKIVLFMVLAAFIAGLMPTIIDLADRTVIYSVKEGLSLHPQFTAYLSSFLHTAKNYTWHIIIAYAFIIGIIIFMEGQNPDRTILWLLTLLLVPVMGVIVYMIIGPDLKNMKSRKLFKPSKGLPTDKTPFTEDRRFLTGRAIHTTSGADLTIRNSVDILINGEETFDSIKSELRKAKKFIHLQYYIIKDDEIGREIRDILTEAASMGVKVRILYDAVGSWKLRREYVKILKKAGVDCHSFMPVSFPMFRRKMNFRNHRKIIVIDGVVAFTGGLNIGDEYLGKGHLGHWRDTHVRLEGESVGELHKIFLYDWCMRSGEDPKKICENVSCDDCGGASDQDLSELHVLPLQVVASGIDNAWHSISMGYFSMISRARERVWITSPYIVPGPILVNAMMTAALAGVDVRVMMPAQKDHFLVFWGSRGNVEQLLRAGVRVYQYKKGFIHTKTILADDDISSVGTCNMDVRSLEINFEVQLFIYDKELNSKFAEQFISDTEDSVELTLYEWEKRPIWQKILESFGRLYSAQI; encoded by the coding sequence ATGTGGAAGACAACTAAAATTGTTTTGTTTATGGTATTGGCGGCCTTTATTGCAGGACTCATGCCTACGATAATAGATTTAGCAGACAGGACTGTAATTTATTCAGTCAAGGAAGGCCTCTCTCTTCACCCTCAGTTTACGGCTTATTTGTCATCCTTCCTCCATACAGCGAAAAATTATACTTGGCACATCATTATCGCGTATGCTTTTATCATTGGAATAATTATATTTATGGAGGGACAGAATCCTGACAGGACGATACTCTGGCTCTTGACACTGCTGCTTGTTCCAGTGATGGGAGTCATCGTCTATATGATCATTGGACCCGACCTCAAAAACATGAAGAGCAGAAAGCTGTTCAAACCCTCAAAAGGCCTCCCGACAGACAAGACTCCATTTACAGAGGACAGAAGGTTCCTGACAGGCAGAGCTATACACACCACAAGCGGAGCAGATCTGACGATCAGGAACAGTGTCGATATACTGATCAATGGGGAGGAGACCTTTGACTCCATCAAAAGCGAACTCAGAAAGGCGAAGAAATTCATTCACCTGCAGTACTATATAATCAAAGATGATGAAATCGGCAGGGAGATACGCGACATACTGACAGAGGCAGCATCAATGGGAGTAAAGGTACGGATCCTCTATGATGCCGTGGGAAGCTGGAAACTAAGGCGCGAATACGTAAAGATTCTTAAAAAAGCCGGAGTAGACTGCCATTCATTTATGCCGGTCTCTTTCCCGATGTTCCGAAGAAAGATGAATTTCCGCAACCATAGGAAAATAATCGTTATTGACGGGGTCGTCGCCTTCACAGGAGGGCTTAACATTGGAGATGAATACCTTGGAAAGGGTCACCTGGGACACTGGCGCGACACACATGTTCGCCTGGAAGGAGAATCCGTTGGCGAACTCCACAAGATATTCCTTTACGACTGGTGCATGAGGTCAGGAGAAGATCCCAAAAAAATATGTGAGAATGTTTCATGTGATGACTGCGGCGGTGCTTCAGATCAGGATCTTTCAGAACTCCATGTCCTTCCTCTTCAGGTCGTTGCAAGCGGCATTGATAACGCATGGCATTCGATATCGATGGGATACTTCAGCATGATCTCGAGAGCAAGGGAAAGGGTATGGATTACAAGTCCTTATATTGTCCCCGGTCCTATCCTAGTGAACGCCATGATGACTGCTGCCCTTGCCGGTGTGGACGTTAGAGTGATGATGCCTGCCCAAAAAGACCATTTCCTTGTTTTCTGGGGAAGCCGGGGGAACGTAGAGCAGCTGCTGAGGGCTGGTGTCAGGGTCTACCAGTATAAAAAAGGATTTATACACACCAAAACTATTCTTGCAGATGACGACATATCCTCAGTAGGTACATGCAATATGGATGTAAGGAGCCTTGAGATCAATTTTGAAGTCCAGCTCTTCATATATGACAAAGAACTCAATTCTAAATTTGCTGAACAGTTCATTTCAGACACAGAAGACTCTGTTGAACTGACTCTTTATGAATGGGAAAAAAGGCCGATCTGGCAGAAGATCCTTGAGTCATTCGGCAGATTGTACTCGGCACAGATATAG